A stretch of the Natranaeroarchaeum aerophilus genome encodes the following:
- a CDS encoding restriction endonuclease, whose translation MLDSTSLDVFPPNSGEEFELLIADLLEAEYDSKTSRHGRSGQSDDGVDIYFTSLEDEMVGVQCKRTDDLSIQTVQSEVNKATAFSPPLDTYIIATSALQDKHLQEEVRHLNDGRAEDKFDIELLMWDDVTRLLSKHRSIFQNYYAQYLTLPDVTLAEAGVYEISDGYLEQKPPRSAKTAWQLEFTISEIRAGYAFDRLNEDSSSVVTQLTSAARSGRQIALCGEAGSGKSTAMKQVCCQLHNEGVPTLFCPDTSSPESAKDAIKEWAADQQDGVIVVEDAHRAGLGNVFNLVELCERYDHIGLVTAARELSSGSQAQDLQIESNRPLPSTLETVSLPPISIAEAEAAVEKYENVTNTSLQVSPKVIFQQIHQEPHSSSVLSLIYLLSILDKEASDPAVKTDVDSILGCDVRQVRAEHESECERTIAMQTALLKTSRLPLNDEFFHTLNTQGYSHAEIDAALETLEGTILFHEDGDEYQTKHEMWCVEYLKQALNEKENAAIDRFERCINSTIQLSVDPEVRKDINNWYRREVVPSEIDQSVDSSKLLRRLFRPGIIYNQLIDYYGESGYSGIEIPEVVPRPVELHQYVWRGNMALSRGGSSRGSSDSEWAKREYETLMERIEMCQDLPEPVQHDLESIALTNTAQIKKNQAKIEEAITDLREALELEPVDGSSPGKSTIFASLAELYIFTGDTTKAESCFRQACAIDRELGDRHSWAKHIGGLAVLYFERGESDIAQACNNTAKRVFQEIGDLQALTHVYGRTSDYLFDKGDYEAARSLTEQSLKINRQLDRNVEAAEDLMTLGSQEIRRHNPVPARKYTEQARSLFAAAGNHRSVAMCDGNLANVESLEGNWTMAKRQHQEVIDKLEDLGDETALARAHADLANTYLQCGDFTDALPQMEKAADMLFEVGEYRKGARLMINAGQIIYQLDAELEAGTLFGTAMMQLLAGESYDDALLALEYMVEIHLSRSNPKQSKAFALQGWLISCREDYPYWQNCFLTRYHMALSIFCPSLYELVHANLSESMSTDISNDDMEVYIERTAAGKNDD comes from the coding sequence ATGCTTGACTCTACATCACTGGATGTTTTTCCACCGAATTCTGGCGAGGAGTTCGAACTCCTGATAGCAGATCTGCTCGAGGCCGAATATGACTCCAAGACAAGCAGGCATGGCCGTTCAGGACAATCTGATGATGGGGTCGATATCTATTTTACAAGTTTGGAAGATGAGATGGTCGGTGTTCAATGTAAGCGGACAGATGATCTTTCAATCCAGACTGTTCAGTCTGAAGTAAATAAGGCGACCGCATTCAGTCCGCCATTGGACACGTATATTATTGCGACTAGTGCCCTTCAGGACAAACACCTGCAAGAAGAGGTTCGACATCTCAACGATGGGCGCGCCGAAGACAAATTTGATATCGAACTTCTAATGTGGGATGATGTAACACGACTCCTATCGAAACATCGTTCGATTTTTCAGAACTACTACGCACAGTATCTTACGCTTCCGGATGTTACTCTCGCAGAAGCTGGTGTCTATGAAATTTCTGATGGCTACTTAGAACAGAAGCCGCCCCGGTCCGCAAAAACGGCTTGGCAACTAGAGTTTACAATTTCTGAGATTCGTGCCGGATATGCATTCGATCGGTTGAACGAAGACAGTAGTTCAGTTGTGACTCAGCTCACCTCTGCTGCCCGTTCCGGACGGCAAATTGCACTCTGTGGCGAGGCGGGGTCTGGAAAATCAACGGCCATGAAACAAGTCTGCTGCCAACTACACAACGAGGGAGTACCCACTCTGTTTTGTCCGGATACAAGTTCTCCTGAGTCGGCAAAAGATGCAATCAAGGAATGGGCAGCAGACCAACAAGATGGGGTCATTGTGGTCGAAGACGCACACAGAGCAGGTTTGGGTAATGTATTTAATCTCGTCGAATTATGTGAGCGATATGATCATATTGGTTTGGTTACAGCTGCCCGGGAATTAAGTTCTGGATCTCAAGCTCAAGATCTGCAAATTGAATCGAACCGACCACTGCCGAGCACGCTCGAAACCGTCTCTCTCCCTCCAATCTCGATCGCAGAAGCTGAGGCCGCAGTTGAAAAGTACGAAAACGTTACGAACACTAGTCTCCAAGTCTCTCCTAAAGTTATTTTCCAGCAAATCCATCAAGAACCACACAGTAGCTCAGTTCTGAGTCTAATATATCTCCTTTCAATCCTTGACAAGGAGGCTAGCGATCCTGCAGTGAAAACTGACGTTGATTCCATCCTTGGTTGTGATGTACGGCAGGTACGCGCTGAGCACGAGTCTGAATGTGAGAGAACTATTGCAATGCAGACCGCCCTTTTGAAAACTAGCAGGCTACCCCTCAATGATGAGTTTTTCCACACATTAAATACGCAGGGGTATTCTCACGCAGAGATTGATGCCGCTCTTGAGACGCTAGAAGGCACTATTCTTTTCCATGAGGATGGTGACGAATATCAAACTAAACACGAAATGTGGTGCGTCGAGTACCTGAAACAAGCTTTAAATGAGAAGGAGAATGCAGCCATCGATCGGTTTGAACGCTGTATTAATTCCACAATTCAACTGAGCGTTGATCCTGAAGTTCGTAAAGACATCAACAACTGGTACCGACGTGAGGTAGTACCTTCAGAAATAGATCAATCTGTTGACTCGAGCAAATTACTTCGGAGACTATTCCGTCCCGGTATTATATACAACCAGTTGATCGACTATTACGGCGAATCAGGATATTCTGGTATAGAGATTCCTGAAGTTGTGCCCCGCCCGGTTGAACTACATCAATACGTTTGGCGTGGAAACATGGCTCTCTCTCGGGGAGGCTCGAGTCGGGGAAGTAGTGACAGTGAATGGGCTAAGCGTGAGTATGAAACGCTCATGGAAAGAATTGAAATGTGTCAGGACCTACCGGAACCAGTTCAACATGATCTTGAATCAATTGCGTTGACGAATACTGCACAAATCAAAAAGAACCAGGCGAAAATTGAAGAGGCCATTACAGATCTTAGAGAGGCGTTGGAATTGGAACCAGTTGATGGTTCTTCCCCAGGGAAGTCAACCATTTTTGCTAGTCTAGCTGAACTCTATATTTTTACTGGGGATACTACCAAGGCTGAATCATGCTTCAGACAGGCCTGCGCAATCGACCGAGAACTCGGTGATCGACATAGTTGGGCAAAACACATTGGAGGCCTTGCAGTCCTCTACTTCGAACGAGGTGAATCAGATATTGCACAAGCGTGTAATAATACTGCTAAACGAGTCTTTCAGGAGATTGGCGATCTTCAAGCACTTACTCATGTCTATGGACGGACTAGCGACTACCTTTTTGATAAGGGAGATTATGAAGCTGCCCGGTCTCTCACTGAGCAATCCCTGAAAATAAATCGCCAATTAGACCGAAATGTGGAAGCCGCAGAAGACTTGATGACACTCGGTTCTCAAGAGATCCGGAGACATAACCCAGTTCCCGCTCGAAAGTATACTGAGCAAGCCAGGTCTTTGTTCGCTGCAGCGGGAAATCACAGATCTGTTGCTATGTGTGATGGGAATTTAGCGAACGTAGAGTCGCTCGAAGGTAATTGGACCATGGCAAAACGCCAACATCAAGAGGTGATTGACAAACTTGAGGATCTCGGTGACGAAACCGCATTAGCGAGGGCTCACGCTGACTTAGCTAATACTTATCTTCAATGCGGTGATTTCACCGACGCCCTTCCCCAAATGGAAAAGGCAGCAGACATGCTATTTGAGGTTGGTGAGTACCGCAAGGGTGCACGGTTAATGATCAATGCCGGGCAAATAATCTATCAGCTTGATGCCGAGCTAGAGGCGGGCACACTGTTTGGAACAGCAATGATGCAGTTGCTTGCAGGGGAATCATATGATGACGCCCTCTTGGCCCTCGAATATATGGTTGAAATCCATCTCAGTCGCTCTAATCCCAAACAGTCGAAAGCTTTTGCCCTACAGGGATGGTTAATTAGTTGTAGAGAAGATTACCCATACTGGCAAAATTGTTTCCTCACTCGATATCATATGGCATTGTCAATATTCTGTCCCTCACTATACGAACTCGTACATGCAAATCTCTCAGAATCCATGTCTACAGACATCTCTAATGATGATATGGAAGTCTATATTGAACGCACGGCTGCTGGAAAGAATGATGATTGA